AAAACTACTCACCCAAAATAGCATGTGCAAATTTGATATCCTCTGGTGTAGTAATTTTGATATTTTGATAATCACCTTCGACGATCATTACTTGTTTATTTAGTCGTTCTACTAAACTGGCATCGTCGGTACCAATATATTTATCTTTAATAGCTTGCTCATGCGCTTCTTCCAATAATGATATACGAAAAGCTTGTGGCGTTTGCACTGCCCACAAGCTAGATCGTTCAAATGTTTCCTCCACTTTCAAATCCAGAACACGCTTCACAGTATCTTTAACAGGTACTGCAAGAACAGCCGCCCCGTCTTTGTATGCCGTATTAACCAAAGAATGAATATGCTCAGTTTTAATAAAAGGTCTTGCACCATCGTGAATGAGCACAATATCAACATTATGTACTTCTTTTAAGCCCATATGTACACTATGCTGCCGCTCATTTCCACCATACACGATTTTTTCTATTTTAGAAAAGTTGTTCTCTTCTACAATTTCCCTCATATATTGCTCATCTAGTGAATTAATAACTAGAACAATTCCTACGCAATGGGGGTCATTTTCAAAAACTTTTAAAGTATGGGCTATGATTGGGGTTGACTGTAATGGCATAAACAGTTTATTCATACCTACATTCATTCTTTTCCCCTGTCCTGCTGCAGGAATGACTACCTTATATAACATTATGTTGCTCTCCTAACATTTGTATAGGCATGATAAAGGTTAAGGAACGTGTTCACTTCACCTATAACCTTATCATTTATAAACCTTGTATTATATCTTATAATGCTCTTTCTAACAACTTCGGCTTAGCAAAAATCATTCTCCCAGCAGAAGTCTGTAGTACACTCGTAACTAACACATCAAGATTTTTACCTATATGATCTCTTCCATCTTCAACAACAATCATCGTTCCGTCATCAAGATACGCAATGCCTTGATTTTGTTCTTTCCCATCTTTAATTACTTGGACATTCATCTCTTCCCCTGGAAGAACAACCGGTTTCACGGCATTTGCCAAATCATTAATATTTAACACAGCTACATTTTGTAATTCACAAACTTTATTTAAGTTAAAATCATTTGTAACTACCACTCCAGAAGTAATTTTAGCGAGCTTTACGAGCTTGCTATCAACCTCCTGTATATCTTCAAAATCACCTTCATATATCTCAACGTTATTTGATAATTCCTTTTGTATGCGATTTAAAATATCAAGCCCTCTTCTACCCCTATTACGTTTTAACACATCCGCTGAATCCGCGATATGCTGAAGTTCTTCTAGGACAAATTGGGGTATGACGATCGTTCCTTCTAAAAAGCCTGTTTGACATATATCCGCTACACGACCATCGATAATAACACTTGTATCCAATATTTTTAATTTTTTATCATACAGCTCAAAATCTTCTTCATTGCCTTTTTTTGTTCCTTTGCGATTTGATATTGAAAATAAGTTAATAAGGTCGTCTCGCTTTTTAAAACCTATTTGAAAGCCCAAATAACCTAATAACAGAGTCAAAAATATAGGTATAATGGTATTGAATAATAAAAATTGGAATTTTTGTATTGGGATATTAATAAAAAAAGCAACAATAAGGCCAAAGATTAACCCTAGACTCCCAAAGACTACATCAGTTGCTGGAGCCTTGACAACAGTCTCCTCTAACCAACGTATTAAATTTACTATATAATCTACTAACCAAAATGTAACAAGAAAGAAAATAAGTGCACCTAATATGGCTAGCATGTAATGTTCTCTTAACAATGCAATGTTATCAATATTCATTAAAGGTAATACATATGGAATATAAAATATACCTAATATCCCACCGATAATGAGAAAAAATAATTGAACAATTCTTTTTAACATTCTTTCACCTCCTTCTATACATTATAAACAGTTTGCAATAATTGAAACGTACTATTACTATTATTTTTTCTATTTGTAACCGCGATGAAATATATTTGTAAAATAAAGACATCTTTCACTTAGCATATCATCCTTTATGTGATGATTGCAAATGACTACTATATTTGACGATCAATTAACAATTGCTGCTGTATTCTTTTAAGTCCTTCTTTAATTTTTCGTGCTCGAACTTCTCCAATCCCCTCTACTTCATCTAATTGTTCTACACTTGCTTTCACGATTTGATTCATATTTTTGAAGGTTTCTATTAAATTTTCTATAACGACTGATGGCAAACGTGGTATTTTATATAAGGCTCGATACC
This window of the Bacillus sp. SM2101 genome carries:
- the ispD gene encoding 2-C-methyl-D-erythritol 4-phosphate cytidylyltransferase, translated to MLYKVVIPAAGQGKRMNVGMNKLFMPLQSTPIIAHTLKVFENDPHCVGIVLVINSLDEQYMREIVEENNFSKIEKIVYGGNERQHSVHMGLKEVHNVDIVLIHDGARPFIKTEHIHSLVNTAYKDGAAVLAVPVKDTVKRVLDLKVEETFERSSLWAVQTPQAFRISLLEEAHEQAIKDKYIGTDDASLVERLNKQVMIVEGDYQNIKITTPEDIKFAHAILGE
- a CDS encoding PIN/TRAM domain-containing protein — translated: MLKRIVQLFFLIIGGILGIFYIPYVLPLMNIDNIALLREHYMLAILGALIFFLVTFWLVDYIVNLIRWLEETVVKAPATDVVFGSLGLIFGLIVAFFINIPIQKFQFLLFNTIIPIFLTLLLGYLGFQIGFKKRDDLINLFSISNRKGTKKGNEEDFELYDKKLKILDTSVIIDGRVADICQTGFLEGTIVIPQFVLEELQHIADSADVLKRNRGRRGLDILNRIQKELSNNVEIYEGDFEDIQEVDSKLVKLAKITSGVVVTNDFNLNKVCELQNVAVLNINDLANAVKPVVLPGEEMNVQVIKDGKEQNQGIAYLDDGTMIVVEDGRDHIGKNLDVLVTSVLQTSAGRMIFAKPKLLERAL